The Polycladomyces zharkentensis genome includes a window with the following:
- a CDS encoding VanW family protein, with product MRQAVMIAAVLLWVYGCSIVQEPLKSGQSHPKAAPTPQMFILESDGQRWSVDLREFGYDGIDPTTLNRGAFHTWLKRVEERVYRPPQNARFVNRSVQPHQNGRKLDQQKIDDWLDNIHEYVNRTLPVPYRTLYPSITTEILEQIKEKRIGRYSTLYNPHHANRAHNIWLSAKAIDYHVVDVGEVFSFNQVVGPRTVARGYKPAPVIVRGEYTEGVGGGICQTSSTLFNAVDQAGLRIIQRVSHSKEVTYVPVGRDATVSWGGADFRFQNQLNQPVLIVTHARYGRLTVSIYGPEEIRNQPHPVPEAPRQIPESEKVPPNQPKPLEKKSEYEESPIPPSELPRSYGQEGTESTSLGYARVG from the coding sequence ATGAGACAAGCGGTGATGATCGCGGCGGTGCTGTTATGGGTGTATGGCTGCAGTATCGTCCAGGAACCTCTGAAGTCGGGGCAGTCGCATCCGAAAGCGGCTCCCACACCGCAAATGTTCATTTTGGAATCGGACGGACAGCGATGGTCCGTCGATCTGCGTGAATTTGGCTATGACGGAATCGATCCGACGACGTTGAACCGAGGAGCGTTCCATACGTGGTTAAAACGGGTGGAGGAACGTGTATACCGTCCACCGCAAAATGCCCGTTTTGTCAACCGGTCCGTTCAGCCTCATCAAAACGGTCGCAAACTGGATCAGCAGAAAATCGACGACTGGCTTGACAATATCCATGAATATGTCAACCGAACTCTCCCCGTACCGTACCGGACGCTGTATCCATCCATCACCACGGAAATATTGGAACAGATCAAAGAAAAACGCATCGGACGTTATTCCACCCTGTACAATCCGCATCACGCCAATCGCGCCCACAATATTTGGTTGTCGGCCAAGGCTATTGACTATCACGTGGTGGATGTGGGCGAAGTGTTTTCATTCAACCAAGTGGTCGGACCGCGTACAGTAGCCCGCGGCTACAAGCCGGCACCGGTCATCGTGCGTGGTGAGTACACAGAAGGCGTCGGCGGAGGCATTTGCCAAACGTCCAGTACCTTGTTCAACGCCGTTGACCAAGCGGGATTGCGTATTATCCAGCGAGTGAGCCACAGTAAAGAGGTCACTTATGTTCCGGTCGGACGGGATGCAACTGTCTCGTGGGGTGGAGCCGATTTCCGGTTTCAAAATCAACTGAATCAGCCGGTACTGATCGTGACGCATGCACGGTACGGCAGGTTGACGGTGTCGATCTACGGTCCGGAAGAAATTCGTAACCAGCCGCACCCGGTACCGGAAGCGCCACGGCAGATACCGGAATCGGAAAAAGTGCCGCCGAACCAGCCGAAGCCGTTGGAAAAGAAATCGGAGTATGAAGAATCGCCGATTCCGCCGTCGGAGCTTCCTCGCTCCTATGGCCAAGAAGGGACGGAAAGTACTTCGCTTGGATACGCCAGAGTTGGCTGA
- a CDS encoding YqzE family protein gives MSSKDLLRMMLERLLWFVETPRHERKQLQKKKEPWTVRWFGMLPVSLSMMMNTKERNGSGDHEHT, from the coding sequence TTGTCTTCCAAGGATTTGCTGCGCATGATGTTGGAACGGTTGTTATGGTTTGTGGAAACCCCTCGGCATGAACGCAAACAATTGCAGAAGAAGAAGGAGCCGTGGACTGTGCGATGGTTCGGCATGCTTCCCGTCTCGTTGAGCATGATGATGAACACAAAGGAAAGGAACGGATCAGGAGATCATGAACACACATGA
- a CDS encoding cytochrome ubiquinol oxidase subunit I: MDGLTISRLLTAETLGFHIIWATIGVGLPIFISIAEAWGIFKKDPHYILMARRWTRGFVITVAVGVVTGTCIGLMLSLLWPRFMQVAGNTISLPLFMETFAFFFEAIFLGIYLYTWDRFRKPIYHWLTSIPIIIGSTMSAVFITTVNAWMNTPTGFSVKNGTLTNIRPLEAMLNPATPSKVAHVLSSAYLTGAFLLASIAAYSILKGRRHVYFQKALRLTMVSGFILAIATLIAGDLSGKFLAKHQPEKLAAAEWHFETQRHAPLVVGGILDPETLEVRYGIEIPSALSILAKGSPSAEVIGLKDIPRHLWPPLYVHYLFDLMVAIGFYLIFISAVFLFLWAKKGGNEWHPWVMRGILAGGPLSFLAIELGWIYAEVGRQPWMIRGMMTVKEGVTTSEHTLPVFLIFTFLYIALGIIAVTVLIRLFRNKTPESELADRNIIL; this comes from the coding sequence GTGGACGGATTGACAATCAGCCGGCTGTTGACGGCTGAAACACTGGGATTTCACATCATTTGGGCAACCATCGGCGTCGGCTTGCCCATTTTTATCTCCATCGCGGAAGCATGGGGAATCTTCAAGAAAGATCCTCACTACATCCTGATGGCCCGAAGATGGACACGCGGGTTTGTTATCACCGTCGCCGTCGGCGTTGTAACGGGTACATGCATCGGCTTGATGCTCAGTCTCTTGTGGCCACGGTTCATGCAAGTGGCCGGCAATACGATCAGTTTGCCGCTGTTTATGGAAACGTTCGCTTTTTTCTTTGAAGCGATTTTTCTCGGCATTTACCTGTACACTTGGGACCGTTTCCGAAAACCGATCTATCATTGGTTGACATCGATCCCGATCATCATCGGTTCCACCATGTCGGCTGTGTTTATCACGACAGTGAATGCTTGGATGAATACACCGACCGGTTTTTCCGTCAAAAATGGTACGTTGACCAATATCCGTCCGTTGGAGGCCATGCTGAATCCGGCCACACCGAGCAAAGTGGCGCACGTGCTGTCTTCCGCATACCTGACGGGCGCTTTTTTGCTGGCTTCCATCGCGGCTTATTCCATTTTGAAGGGACGTCGCCACGTTTATTTCCAAAAAGCGCTCCGATTGACGATGGTCTCCGGCTTCATCCTCGCCATCGCCACCTTGATCGCCGGGGACCTGTCCGGAAAATTCCTGGCTAAACATCAGCCGGAAAAACTGGCGGCCGCCGAATGGCATTTTGAAACGCAACGCCATGCGCCGCTGGTGGTGGGAGGCATTCTGGACCCCGAAACATTGGAAGTTCGGTACGGTATTGAGATCCCGTCGGCCCTGAGCATTTTGGCAAAAGGGAGTCCTTCTGCGGAAGTGATCGGGCTGAAGGATATTCCCCGACACCTTTGGCCGCCGCTGTACGTTCACTATTTGTTTGACTTGATGGTTGCGATCGGCTTCTACCTGATTTTCATCTCAGCCGTATTCCTCTTCCTCTGGGCAAAAAAGGGAGGGAATGAATGGCACCCATGGGTGATGCGCGGTATTCTCGCCGGTGGACCCCTGTCCTTCCTCGCCATCGAATTGGGTTGGATCTACGCGGAAGTCGGGCGGCAACCATGGATGATCCGCGGCATGATGACGGTGAAGGAGGGCGTGACCACATCGGAGCACACGCTGCCGGTGTTTTTGATCTTCACTTTCCTCTACATCGCCCTGGGCATCATTGCCGTGACCGTATTGATCCGTCTGTTCCGAAACAAAACACCGGAATCGGAACTGGCCGACCGCAACATCATCCTGTAG
- a CDS encoding 3D domain-containing protein: MKKILLIGIGIVSILLLSGTLVYAMQEDVTITFSDKDHPLVTSVMGGTLEEALESEGYDIQKLKKKYIPSIPWNRTLSDNAKVQLLCQCRVQLQVGGEKTGTYTTRQRTVGQFLAERHIQLNRWDQVNAPLNAKITDNMLLVVDRIEKRIKKKVEVTPYKTVKKEDPKLEKGKEQVLKQGVKGKRIYEVALIYKNGKPLVTDERLIEEILPVHMLVAVGTGTEIPKDQEQKEDTQVAEERGSSKIAGMEYTKTMDVEATGYTSSGNAKTATGTTPRRGTIAVDPDVIPLGTKMYIPGYGVGVAEDTGGAVKGNIIDLYFESEQEAIQWGRRNVTIYILKD, translated from the coding sequence ATGAAAAAGATCCTACTGATCGGAATCGGGATTGTGTCCATCCTGCTCCTTTCCGGAACACTGGTCTATGCGATGCAAGAAGATGTGACCATCACCTTCAGCGATAAAGATCACCCCTTGGTCACCAGTGTGATGGGGGGCACATTGGAAGAAGCATTGGAAAGTGAAGGGTATGACATCCAAAAACTGAAAAAGAAATATATTCCCAGTATTCCGTGGAACCGAACGCTGTCCGACAATGCAAAGGTTCAACTGTTGTGCCAATGCAGGGTCCAACTGCAGGTTGGCGGCGAAAAAACGGGAACCTATACGACGCGGCAACGCACGGTGGGACAATTTTTGGCGGAGCGCCACATTCAGCTTAATCGGTGGGATCAGGTAAATGCCCCGCTGAATGCCAAAATCACCGACAACATGTTGCTGGTCGTAGACCGGATCGAGAAACGGATCAAAAAGAAAGTGGAGGTCACGCCGTACAAGACGGTGAAAAAAGAAGACCCCAAATTGGAAAAAGGTAAAGAGCAAGTGCTGAAACAAGGGGTCAAAGGAAAAAGGATTTACGAAGTGGCGTTGATCTACAAAAACGGCAAACCTTTGGTAACGGACGAACGCTTAATCGAAGAAATTCTCCCTGTACATATGCTTGTCGCCGTCGGGACTGGAACGGAGATACCAAAAGACCAAGAACAAAAAGAGGATACGCAAGTGGCCGAAGAACGCGGTTCGTCCAAAATTGCCGGTATGGAGTATACCAAAACGATGGATGTGGAAGCGACCGGATACACTTCCAGCGGCAACGCCAAAACCGCGACCGGCACCACGCCTCGCCGCGGAACGATCGCAGTTGACCCGGATGTGATTCCGCTGGGGACCAAGATGTATATCCCGGGCTACGGTGTGGGCGTGGCCGAGGATACTGGCGGTGCCGTCAAAGGGAACATTATCGATCTGTATTTCGAGTCGGAGCAGGAGGCAATCCAATGGGGTCGTCGAAATGTGACGATTTACATTCTAAAAGATTAG
- a CDS encoding cytochrome d ubiquinol oxidase subunit II, which yields MHLEAIGITVLWTFLYGYLIVASIDFGAGFFSYYSAVTKREHIINKIIDRYLSPVWEVTNVFLVFFFVGLVGFFPETAFYYGTALLLPGGIALLLLAIRGSFYAFANYGARKSRLYLFLYGATGLFIPASLSTVLTISEGGFIRKEGDNVIFLPDRLLTSPYSWAVVFLALVSVLYISASFLTFYAHRAEDRPAMELLRKYALAWSGPTILASFLVFVGLSQHNPQHFAKTMELWWMFALSLLCFLGAVILIWKRKALGWAFVLVMLQFAFAFYGYGISHLPYLLYPYVTIHSALTHSTMGVALVTAFIAGLFLLVPSLYLLLRLFLFNAKYVRGEKGGPHS from the coding sequence GTGCATTTGGAAGCGATCGGGATCACGGTGCTGTGGACTTTTTTGTACGGCTATCTGATCGTGGCTTCCATTGATTTTGGAGCCGGATTTTTTTCCTATTACAGTGCGGTAACCAAACGGGAACACATCATCAACAAGATCATCGACCGGTATTTATCCCCTGTGTGGGAAGTCACCAACGTGTTTCTGGTGTTCTTTTTCGTCGGATTGGTGGGGTTTTTTCCGGAAACGGCGTTTTACTACGGAACCGCCCTGCTGCTCCCCGGCGGAATCGCCCTTTTGTTGCTAGCGATCCGCGGTTCGTTTTACGCTTTTGCCAATTATGGCGCGCGGAAAAGCCGGCTGTATCTCTTTCTGTACGGTGCGACCGGTCTGTTTATCCCCGCCTCTCTGTCTACGGTGCTCACCATTTCCGAAGGGGGATTCATCCGCAAAGAAGGCGATAATGTCATCTTTTTGCCGGATCGGCTGCTGACCAGCCCGTATTCCTGGGCGGTCGTCTTTCTCGCCTTGGTCAGCGTACTCTACATCAGCGCCAGTTTTCTGACGTTTTATGCACACCGCGCGGAAGACCGTCCCGCCATGGAGCTGTTGCGCAAGTATGCACTCGCCTGGAGCGGGCCGACGATACTGGCCAGTTTTCTCGTCTTTGTGGGCTTGTCTCAGCACAATCCTCAGCATTTCGCCAAAACCATGGAGCTGTGGTGGATGTTTGCCTTGTCCCTGCTCTGCTTCCTCGGAGCGGTCATCCTGATCTGGAAGCGTAAAGCGCTGGGATGGGCGTTTGTCCTCGTCATGCTGCAGTTTGCATTCGCCTTCTACGGTTATGGCATCTCCCACCTGCCGTATTTGTTGTATCCGTATGTGACGATTCACTCCGCCTTGACCCATTCCACGATGGGAGTGGCATTGGTGACGGCGTTTATTGCGGGTCTCTTTTTGCTCGTTCCGTCACTGTATCTCTTGTTGCGCCTGTTTCTGTTCAATGCAAAATACGTTCGCGGTGAAAAAGGAGGCCCCCACTCTTGA
- a CDS encoding YecA family protein, whose amino-acid sequence MVGRNDPCPCGSGKKYKKCCERVVAIQAAEQLREKREIQIKNEILKDLKEWFERHVSREEERKWKKRFKEILRFPSAKPLPSKYTLAYRFWLMLDAPCVDGRRPIDAWREAAKLQTDRLEVADQLRDVHLGCYEVCHTGDQEVVLQPILGEGTYVTKVFEPLHKGDVLIGRLSRLGNRYELFGPYTMFRQQMRGEILMHLEKQVPRDPAGAREFWRQNGLHVLGWAIHRAKEWDQLSSQAQASRDEAAPTAEVRALPSLPSLKEEEKGLPDLVTQHLELFFMNAVSEYQPRTQALFARSLEYLVEYISLYFGKSFTWSRFNEDILAHFCGVWYVDRVGGNAVKAKIFLNTIKHLFRWLDGEGIETVYAAYRRVYPSLIQSLPLAFEVRKWLVQHGVQNQTAEETAMTGTYLLAVPPSGPVLLVGKKWLPLNLRGFPPNWAEYRFWLRGTVANDGSLHRVEAVYPVLLDDWDQSVEKTMEER is encoded by the coding sequence ATGGTTGGTCGAAATGATCCATGCCCCTGCGGGAGTGGAAAAAAATACAAAAAATGTTGTGAACGTGTCGTGGCCATTCAGGCGGCCGAACAACTTCGTGAGAAGCGGGAAATCCAGATCAAAAACGAAATCCTCAAGGATCTGAAGGAATGGTTTGAACGACACGTTTCGAGGGAAGAGGAGAGAAAATGGAAGAAACGCTTTAAAGAGATTCTGCGTTTTCCATCCGCCAAACCTCTCCCTTCGAAATATACACTTGCTTATCGATTTTGGTTGATGCTGGACGCACCGTGTGTCGACGGCCGTCGACCGATCGATGCATGGAGAGAGGCGGCGAAACTGCAAACGGATCGGCTGGAGGTGGCCGATCAGTTGCGAGATGTTCATCTCGGATGCTACGAGGTATGTCACACCGGAGATCAGGAAGTGGTGCTCCAACCGATCCTCGGTGAGGGAACCTATGTAACCAAGGTGTTTGAGCCTTTACATAAAGGTGATGTATTGATCGGACGCCTCTCTCGATTGGGAAATCGCTACGAATTGTTTGGTCCCTACACCATGTTTAGACAACAGATGAGAGGGGAGATCTTGATGCATCTGGAAAAACAAGTCCCCCGGGATCCGGCGGGAGCGCGGGAGTTCTGGCGGCAAAACGGGTTGCATGTCTTGGGTTGGGCCATACATCGAGCCAAGGAATGGGACCAGCTTTCCAGTCAAGCACAGGCTTCCCGGGATGAAGCGGCTCCAACTGCTGAAGTCCGTGCCCTGCCTTCTCTGCCGTCATTGAAAGAAGAAGAAAAAGGGCTGCCGGATTTGGTCACCCAGCATTTGGAGCTGTTTTTTATGAATGCGGTCTCCGAGTATCAACCGCGTACCCAGGCGTTGTTTGCACGCTCGCTTGAGTACTTGGTGGAATACATTTCCCTGTATTTCGGAAAATCCTTCACCTGGTCCCGGTTCAATGAGGATATTCTCGCCCATTTTTGCGGTGTCTGGTATGTCGACCGTGTTGGCGGCAATGCGGTGAAGGCCAAGATTTTTCTCAACACGATCAAACATCTCTTCCGCTGGTTGGATGGCGAAGGAATCGAAACCGTCTATGCCGCCTATCGCAGGGTGTATCCTTCCTTGATCCAGTCGTTGCCCTTGGCGTTTGAAGTGAGAAAATGGCTGGTGCAACACGGGGTTCAAAATCAAACAGCCGAAGAAACGGCCATGACGGGAACCTATTTGTTGGCCGTTCCGCCGTCCGGCCCCGTGTTGCTGGTAGGGAAAAAGTGGTTGCCGCTCAATTTGCGGGGCTTTCCACCGAACTGGGCGGAATACCGGTTTTGGTTGAGAGGAACAGTCGCAAACGATGGATCACTTCACCGCGTGGAAGCGGTATATCCGGTGTTGTTGGACGATTGGGATCAATCGGTGGAGAAAACGATGGAAGAAAGGTGA
- a CDS encoding competence type IV pilus major pilin ComGC, which produces MRSPIGNQRGFTLVEMLVVLFIIGVIIAIALPNLKSAGEKAQDRACQANRQLIGAQADNYYLEMGKYPANVAELKKRGYLRTEPVCPAHGKYTIQPDAPPEKRVRCSKHGE; this is translated from the coding sequence ATGCGTTCCCCGATCGGGAACCAACGGGGATTCACCTTGGTGGAAATGTTGGTGGTGCTGTTCATCATCGGTGTGATCATTGCCATCGCCTTGCCCAACCTGAAATCGGCCGGAGAAAAGGCGCAGGACCGGGCATGTCAAGCCAATCGCCAGCTGATCGGCGCTCAGGCGGACAATTATTACCTGGAGATGGGAAAATACCCTGCCAACGTGGCCGAATTGAAAAAAAGAGGGTATCTCAGAACAGAACCGGTTTGTCCTGCCCACGGCAAATATACCATCCAACCGGATGCACCGCCGGAAAAACGGGTCCGTTGTTCCAAGCATGGTGAGTAG
- a CDS encoding YkuS family protein: MAKRIAVEDHLKHVQEYLRHNGYEVVPLNASTRLDTCDCCVISGGDKDVMGMQNIDTGAPVISVKGQSVEEVYRAIQERVGS; encoded by the coding sequence ATGGCGAAACGCATCGCTGTGGAAGATCATTTGAAACACGTGCAGGAATATCTTCGTCACAATGGTTATGAAGTCGTGCCGCTGAACGCGTCGACCCGGCTTGACACGTGTGATTGCTGTGTGATTTCAGGTGGGGACAAAGATGTGATGGGGATGCAAAACATTGATACGGGCGCACCGGTGATCAGTGTAAAGGGACAATCGGTGGAAGAAGTATACCGCGCAATCCAGGAACGTGTGGGAAGCTGA
- a CDS encoding prepilin-type N-terminal cleavage/methylation domain-containing protein — protein MKTFGGERGFTLAEVLTALMILGLLAVTAIPAYTELRIRYQVQDQRFEAVQLMQEQMERLQRTWVVPAVNRTMEINRAGTMFRVTVRKRLIRSHLLESEVVIRWRDFRKQEQLLRLRARQFAP, from the coding sequence GTGAAAACGTTTGGCGGTGAACGCGGCTTCACGTTGGCGGAGGTGCTGACAGCGCTGATGATCCTCGGTTTGTTGGCTGTCACGGCCATTCCGGCATATACGGAGTTGCGCATCCGATATCAGGTGCAGGATCAGCGCTTTGAAGCCGTTCAGTTGATGCAGGAACAAATGGAACGCCTCCAACGGACATGGGTCGTGCCGGCGGTCAACAGGACAATGGAGATCAACCGTGCCGGGACGATGTTTCGGGTCACTGTACGCAAGAGGTTGATTCGTTCCCATTTGCTGGAGTCGGAAGTGGTGATACGATGGCGGGACTTTCGGAAACAAGAACAACTGCTTCGCCTGCGCGCCCGTCAGTTCGCTCCCTGA
- the ispG gene encoding flavodoxin-dependent (E)-4-hydroxy-3-methylbut-2-enyl-diphosphate synthase — translation MFHRTETRPVKVGNIQIGGNDQVVIQSMTTTKTHDVKATVEEINRLAEAGCQIVRVAVPDMRAAEAIPLIKKEVNVPLVADIHFDYKLALKAIEGGIDKIRINPGNIGRREKVEAVVKAAKERGIPIRIGVNAGSLEKRILEKYGYPTAEGMVESALYHIGILEELDFHDIVVSLKASDVRLAIEAYKKAAETFRYPLHLGITESGTLFSGTVKSAAGLGALLAMGIGSTIRISLSADPVEEVKVARELLKAFGLAANAATLISCPTCGRIEIDLISIANEIEEYISKIQAPIKVSVLGCAVNGPGEAKEADIGIAGARGEGLLFRHGKIIRKIPEEKMVEELKKEIDKLAEEFRRKQQTEQGV, via the coding sequence ATGTTCCATCGAACGGAAACCAGACCCGTTAAAGTGGGGAACATTCAAATCGGCGGGAATGATCAAGTGGTCATCCAAAGCATGACCACCACCAAAACGCACGACGTCAAAGCAACGGTGGAGGAGATCAATCGGCTGGCGGAAGCGGGTTGCCAAATTGTCCGTGTTGCAGTGCCGGACATGCGGGCGGCGGAAGCCATCCCATTGATCAAAAAAGAAGTAAACGTACCGTTGGTGGCTGACATTCATTTCGATTACAAACTGGCGTTGAAAGCAATCGAAGGCGGTATCGACAAAATCCGGATCAACCCTGGTAACATCGGTCGACGAGAAAAAGTGGAAGCGGTGGTCAAGGCCGCAAAAGAACGGGGCATCCCCATTCGCATCGGGGTCAATGCCGGTTCATTGGAAAAACGGATCTTGGAGAAATACGGTTATCCGACCGCGGAGGGAATGGTCGAGAGCGCCCTCTACCATATCGGCATTTTGGAAGAGCTGGATTTCCACGACATTGTCGTGTCACTCAAAGCGTCCGATGTGCGTCTGGCGATCGAAGCTTACAAAAAAGCGGCCGAGACGTTTCGTTATCCGCTCCATCTCGGCATTACCGAATCGGGCACCTTGTTCTCCGGCACGGTGAAAAGCGCTGCCGGCTTGGGCGCGTTGTTGGCGATGGGAATCGGCTCCACCATTCGGATTTCCCTGAGTGCTGATCCGGTGGAGGAAGTGAAAGTGGCGCGGGAATTGCTCAAGGCTTTCGGATTGGCCGCCAATGCCGCTACGTTGATCTCCTGTCCCACCTGCGGACGCATCGAGATCGATTTGATCAGCATCGCCAATGAGATCGAGGAATACATCTCCAAAATACAAGCACCGATCAAGGTATCTGTCTTGGGTTGCGCGGTCAACGGTCCCGGGGAAGCCAAAGAAGCGGACATCGGCATCGCCGGTGCGCGCGGAGAGGGATTGTTGTTCCGGCACGGAAAAATCATCCGCAAAATCCCGGAAGAAAAAATGGTGGAAGAACTGAAGAAAGAGATTGATAAGCTGGCGGAAGAATTTCGCCGCAAACAACAAACGGAACAAGGTGTTTGA
- a CDS encoding pilus assembly FimT family protein has translation MRLTPRPGKEGGWTLLEMALILACIGLLTALAFPAAAQIGERVDREMTLSRLQSDLRMAQRWAVSREREVVVQLSKDGRHYRILSGSAVWRTGEVSRRYRLVSNYPGGRLEFRRSGQVRGGTIHLMEGNAIRGKVIIQVASGRARVETAP, from the coding sequence ATGAGGCTGACACCCCGTCCCGGGAAGGAAGGCGGATGGACGCTGTTGGAGATGGCATTGATCCTGGCTTGCATCGGCTTGTTGACTGCGTTGGCTTTTCCGGCCGCGGCGCAAATCGGGGAACGGGTGGATCGGGAGATGACTTTGTCCCGTCTGCAATCGGATTTGCGTATGGCACAGCGGTGGGCGGTGAGCCGCGAACGGGAGGTGGTTGTACAGTTGTCGAAAGATGGTCGGCACTATCGGATTCTTTCCGGTTCCGCCGTATGGAGGACAGGTGAAGTGTCGCGAAGATACCGACTGGTCAGCAACTATCCGGGCGGTCGTTTGGAATTTCGTCGAAGCGGGCAGGTGCGGGGCGGAACCATTCACCTGATGGAGGGAAACGCGATCCGGGGAAAGGTGATCATCCAGGTGGCATCAGGACGTGCCCGTGTGGAGACGGCACCGTGA
- a CDS encoding DUF378 domain-containing protein, which produces MGRLALILVIVGAVNWLLVGLFQWDLVAAIFGGDATRESSIISRMIYGLVGLAGIYSIKYLFDDRVPAREAE; this is translated from the coding sequence ATGGGCCGTTTGGCTTTGATATTGGTGATAGTCGGTGCCGTGAACTGGTTGCTGGTCGGACTGTTCCAATGGGATTTGGTCGCCGCCATCTTTGGAGGAGACGCCACACGCGAATCCTCGATCATCAGTCGGATGATTTACGGTCTCGTGGGACTGGCGGGAATTTACTCCATCAAGTACCTGTTTGATGATCGGGTCCCCGCCCGTGAAGCGGAATGA
- a CDS encoding shikimate kinase, producing MKQHLILIGMTGTGKTTVGRALSERLGLPLTDTDRVIEQTTGQSIAQLFREQGEQGFRAVETQVLHQVLAGKPQVIATGGGIVLRAENVERMKRHGWVVCLQASADEICRRLAGDTNRPLLQGDLKQRVRQLMLERAGKYDFADWKVETTGHTAYEVASMIEQRWRREMEVRV from the coding sequence ATGAAACAGCACCTGATTCTGATCGGCATGACGGGAACCGGCAAAACAACGGTGGGACGGGCACTGTCTGAACGCCTGGGACTTCCGTTGACGGATACCGACCGTGTCATTGAGCAAACCACCGGACAATCCATCGCCCAATTGTTCCGGGAACAGGGTGAGCAGGGCTTTCGTGCAGTCGAAACACAGGTGTTGCATCAAGTGTTGGCTGGGAAGCCTCAAGTGATTGCCACGGGAGGAGGCATCGTACTTCGGGCTGAAAATGTCGAACGGATGAAGCGGCACGGTTGGGTCGTTTGCCTGCAAGCTTCGGCGGATGAGATTTGCCGGCGGTTGGCAGGTGATACAAACCGGCCGTTGTTGCAGGGAGACCTGAAGCAGCGTGTTCGGCAATTGATGCTGGAGCGGGCCGGCAAATACGATTTTGCCGACTGGAAAGTGGAGACCACGGGCCACACCGCTTATGAGGTGGCGTCGATGATTGAACAGCGGTGGCGTCGGGAGATGGAAGTCCGTGTTTAA
- a CDS encoding gamma-glutamyl-gamma-aminobutyrate hydrolase family protein, translating to MRPLIGLTMSLQEERVQTLSREYSDAIRRAGGTPVAIPYCHDPEIVNEMAQRLDGVVLTGGGDIDPSLFGEEPLPGLREIVPERDRMETALVRLLLERDKPLLAICRGCQVLNIAVGGDMYQDLYTQREGLLQHDQRSPRHHATHAIQLVEGTLLHRLAQGNPVRVNSFHHQAVRRVPSSFRIAARTADGVIEAIESARHRFVVGVQWHPECMAETDAFSRRLFEALVEAAGRRF from the coding sequence ATGAGACCGCTGATCGGATTGACGATGTCCTTGCAGGAAGAGCGGGTACAGACGCTCTCGCGGGAATACAGTGATGCGATCCGCCGCGCGGGAGGAACACCTGTGGCGATTCCGTACTGTCATGATCCGGAGATCGTAAATGAGATGGCGCAGCGCTTGGACGGCGTGGTGTTGACCGGAGGAGGGGATATTGATCCGTCGCTGTTCGGGGAAGAACCGTTACCGGGACTGAGAGAGATTGTGCCGGAACGGGACCGCATGGAGACGGCTCTGGTCCGTCTTTTGTTGGAAAGGGACAAACCCCTTCTGGCCATCTGCCGGGGATGTCAGGTATTGAACATCGCTGTGGGCGGCGACATGTATCAAGATTTGTACACTCAACGTGAGGGTTTGCTTCAGCATGATCAGCGATCCCCCCGTCACCATGCCACACATGCAATTCAGCTGGTGGAAGGCACCTTGCTGCATCGTCTGGCACAGGGAAATCCCGTTCGGGTTAACAGCTTTCATCATCAAGCCGTTCGAAGAGTCCCCTCTTCGTTTCGGATTGCCGCACGGACGGCCGATGGTGTGATTGAGGCAATCGAGAGCGCACGGCACCGATTTGTTGTGGGCGTACAGTGGCATCCCGAATGCATGGCGGAGACGGACGCTTTTTCCCGGAGATTGTTTGAAGCATTGGTGGAAGCGGCGGGACGACGCTTCTGA